One window from the genome of Gimesia aquarii encodes:
- a CDS encoding DUF1559 domain-containing protein, producing the protein MFRLKPRHLRRHAHAALTTGFTLIELLVVIAIIAILIALLLPAVQQAREAARRLQCKNNLKQIGIALHNYHDTHRVFPKGGYGGFMSAANASNPALKQTGLTLSWGAAILPGLDQANLFQKINQNEWYVHPDNVPIGQTVLPVYLCPSVPSPEMLKPNGDQTSAPERFARTDYGGNWGERGLRCFPATNCQNNYGGTGADAYRGMFPLLGAPSVRMRDVTDGTTNTILVGEAPNGLHSIWIGHKNVFDQSAPVNGRYASPGDTQWQSCITFGGTANPPGKLGCDFGQEFHSFHTGGAQFLLVDGSVRFVSENIDIVTFSALLSRKGAEVIGEF; encoded by the coding sequence ATGTTTCGTCTCAAGCCGCGCCATCTCAGGCGTCATGCTCATGCTGCGCTCACCACCGGCTTTACGCTGATCGAACTGCTAGTCGTCATTGCCATCATTGCAATACTGATTGCATTATTGTTGCCCGCGGTACAGCAGGCTCGTGAAGCAGCACGCCGCCTGCAGTGCAAGAACAATTTGAAACAGATCGGAATCGCACTGCACAACTACCACGACACGCATCGGGTCTTTCCCAAGGGAGGCTACGGGGGCTTTATGTCAGCAGCCAATGCCAGCAATCCGGCGCTGAAGCAAACCGGATTGACACTCAGTTGGGGAGCGGCCATTCTTCCCGGCCTGGATCAGGCCAATCTGTTCCAGAAGATCAATCAAAACGAATGGTACGTTCACCCCGACAACGTTCCAATCGGCCAGACGGTTCTGCCGGTTTATCTGTGCCCATCTGTTCCTTCACCAGAGATGCTCAAACCTAACGGTGACCAGACATCAGCGCCCGAAAGGTTCGCACGCACTGACTACGGCGGAAACTGGGGAGAACGGGGACTTCGCTGCTTCCCAGCAACCAACTGTCAGAATAACTATGGAGGTACGGGTGCGGATGCCTATCGGGGCATGTTCCCGTTGCTGGGGGCTCCCAGTGTCCGTATGAGAGATGTCACCGATGGAACCACAAACACGATCTTAGTAGGCGAAGCACCCAATGGGTTACATTCCATCTGGATCGGCCATAAGAATGTTTTTGACCAGAGTGCACCGGTAAACGGTCGCTACGCGTCTCCGGGTGATACGCAATGGCAATCGTGCATCACCTTTGGTGGCACAGCCAATCCACCTGGAAAGCTCGGTTGTGATTTCGGACAAGAGTTTCACAGCTTCCACACAGGCGGTGCTCAATTCTTGCTGGTAGACGGCTCTGTCCGTTTTGTATCCGAGAACATCGATATCGTGACTTTCTCCGCTCTGCTATCCCGCAAAGGGGCGGAAGTCATTGGCGAATTCTGA
- a CDS encoding acyl-CoA dehydrogenase family protein, with product MNQQFPMEREEKRKALLAAVESVREIVASRADEAEEKGTLPQATVDALIASGLFTLKLPTVLGGAEADPMTQIEVIEALSAIDPSAAWCTLNGATSVSLMAAFLDDKAISEIFKGGHIPTTANVAMPTGHAVPVEGGYCLSGKWAFASGIRHAQWVTAGVQVVRSSDTPPELRMMAVPVDAVQIHDNWQVAGLEGTGSCDVSLTEHFIPEEFTWDTLHAKPQRGGPLYRLGLPGFVANEHAAFALGVGRCALDTIIGLANSKRRNYALSPSTLEMRPTFQRAVGECDLRLRAARALVMDIFAEAWDTLCANQIPSPRSHAEMRSVAVFTTEVAVDVVTQAFRYGGGKAVYRTQCLQRCLRDINVAAQHLIVSDIAYETHGQFALNLPDADPMR from the coding sequence TTGAATCAGCAGTTTCCCATGGAGCGTGAGGAAAAACGGAAAGCATTGCTTGCAGCGGTTGAGAGTGTGCGGGAAATCGTTGCCAGCCGAGCAGACGAGGCGGAAGAGAAAGGAACGCTTCCGCAGGCCACGGTTGATGCACTGATCGCGTCAGGGCTTTTTACTTTAAAGCTCCCAACTGTACTTGGCGGAGCCGAGGCTGATCCGATGACACAGATTGAAGTCATCGAAGCCCTGAGTGCCATTGATCCATCAGCGGCCTGGTGCACGTTGAATGGCGCCACATCCGTTAGTCTTATGGCGGCGTTTCTAGATGATAAGGCCATCTCAGAGATCTTCAAGGGGGGCCACATTCCTACGACAGCCAACGTGGCCATGCCCACTGGTCATGCCGTCCCGGTAGAGGGGGGATATTGCCTGAGCGGGAAGTGGGCGTTTGCAAGCGGTATACGGCATGCGCAATGGGTCACTGCCGGGGTCCAGGTTGTCCGTTCTAGCGACACCCCACCTGAACTGCGTATGATGGCGGTTCCCGTTGATGCTGTTCAGATCCATGACAATTGGCAGGTGGCCGGGCTTGAAGGTACGGGGAGTTGTGACGTGTCTCTCACAGAGCATTTTATTCCCGAGGAATTCACCTGGGATACATTACATGCCAAACCACAGCGCGGAGGGCCACTTTATCGTCTGGGGCTGCCGGGTTTTGTCGCCAACGAACATGCCGCCTTTGCGCTCGGGGTCGGGCGCTGTGCCCTCGATACAATAATCGGGTTGGCAAATTCGAAACGACGTAACTATGCACTCTCTCCCTCCACGCTTGAGATGCGGCCCACATTCCAGCGCGCCGTTGGCGAGTGTGATCTTAGGCTCCGAGCAGCACGAGCCTTGGTAATGGATATTTTCGCCGAAGCGTGGGATACACTTTGTGCCAATCAGATCCCGTCACCGCGATCGCATGCCGAGATGCGGAGCGTTGCCGTTTTTACTACTGAAGTGGCTGTCGATGTAGTAACGCAAGCCTTTCGGTATGGGGGAGGCAAGGCTGTGTATCGAACGCAGTGTTTACAGCGGTGTCTACGCGACATCAATGTGGCAGCCCAGCACTTAATCGTAAGCGACATTGCTTATGAGACGCATGGGCAGTTCGCCCTGAATCTACCTGATGCAGATCCTATGCGGTAA
- a CDS encoding HNH endonuclease: protein MHVHTTTSLRIHAFAINKLHDPNWTGMELYDELKQWWRGRREPKELFHKILKNGVLFHLGKIVFDEYHDYDSHLEKLEGEYKMWFLEEHIEFIKFHYPRRKKQQITAISEELTRIDKLYESDEHAYWTILESDKFYNWFLTQYFDLNSSRSSITSDVREAYAYDFSNRTFNDLPLCTHINKRIRDIGISSQIDDEPFEAWVKRTKIPKWAERAVVTRDNGLCVSCKRDLLREFTAPRHIDHIIPLKESGINDLVNLQLMCDKCNLKKKANELDPFTSIPDYLQVGLTRR, encoded by the coding sequence ATGCATGTTCACACCACTACGTCATTAAGAATACATGCTTTTGCCATTAACAAACTGCATGATCCCAATTGGACAGGCATGGAATTATATGACGAACTTAAGCAGTGGTGGCGAGGTCGACGCGAACCTAAAGAATTGTTTCACAAAATATTGAAAAACGGTGTGTTGTTTCATTTGGGGAAGATTGTTTTCGATGAATATCATGACTATGACTCACACTTAGAAAAACTAGAGGGTGAGTACAAAATGTGGTTCTTAGAAGAACATATTGAGTTCATCAAATTTCATTATCCGAGAAGAAAAAAACAGCAGATAACTGCTATTTCGGAAGAGCTGACACGTATCGACAAACTATATGAATCCGATGAACATGCCTATTGGACAATTCTTGAATCTGACAAATTTTACAACTGGTTCTTGACTCAATATTTCGATCTAAACAGTTCGAGGAGCAGTATTACATCTGATGTTAGAGAGGCATATGCATATGATTTCTCAAACCGAACGTTCAATGACTTGCCTTTATGCACTCATATCAATAAGCGTATAAGAGATATTGGAATTTCCAGCCAGATTGATGACGAACCATTTGAGGCTTGGGTCAAAAGAACTAAAATACCTAAATGGGCAGAAAGAGCAGTTGTAACTCGAGATAATGGTTTATGCGTTTCGTGCAAAAGAGACTTATTGAGAGAATTTACCGCTCCAAGGCATATAGATCACATCATTCCCTTGAAGGAGTCTGGAATTAACGATCTTGTTAATCTTCAGCTTATGTGTGATAAATGCAATCTCAAAAAGAAAGCAAATGAACTCGATCCCTTTACTTCAATTCCCGACTATTTACAAGTAGGACTAACGCGAAGATGA
- a CDS encoding FMN-dependent NADH-azoreductase, with protein sequence MTTILQLNASARGERSLSRKLSSHFVREWIARCPNDIVIERDVGRNAPSPVSEEWIASAFTPHDDRTKQQRELLAVSDKLIAEVANADIILIGTPMYNYGMPSSLKAWFDQVIRINKTFSFDLERGDNPLEPIFSGKTLVILTSTGEFGFATGGVRAHMNHLVPHIKTCSFYLGVNGDDSIHHVGIEYQEFGDERHRKSIDDAHDGVAALVELLVSNG encoded by the coding sequence ATGACGACGATCCTTCAACTTAACGCGAGTGCCCGTGGTGAACGCTCCCTGTCGCGGAAGCTTTCCTCTCACTTCGTTCGCGAGTGGATAGCGCGTTGCCCGAACGATATTGTCATCGAACGAGACGTTGGGCGAAACGCTCCGTCGCCCGTATCCGAAGAATGGATTGCTAGTGCATTCACACCTCACGACGATAGGACCAAACAGCAGCGGGAGCTGCTAGCCGTTTCGGACAAACTGATTGCCGAGGTCGCCAATGCTGACATCATTTTGATCGGTACGCCGATGTACAACTACGGCATGCCTTCGTCGTTGAAAGCATGGTTCGACCAAGTCATACGAATCAACAAGACATTTTCGTTCGATCTAGAACGCGGGGACAATCCGCTTGAACCGATTTTCTCCGGCAAGACGCTCGTCATCCTTACTTCGACTGGTGAATTTGGATTCGCGACCGGGGGTGTACGCGCTCACATGAATCACTTGGTGCCCCATATCAAAACTTGCTCCTTCTATCTCGGCGTCAACGGGGACGATTCCATTCATCACGTCGGCATTGAGTATCAGGAATTTGGTGATGAACGCCACCGTAAATCAATCGACGACGCCCATGACGGTGTTGCTGCACTCGTCGAGTTACTTGTCAGCAACGGGTGA
- a CDS encoding DUF4003 family protein, with protein MTLVLPADPLSRFVTIYETLNADSGWFSNNASSLRFAAMTAAVSPGEPRDLSREIRQIADDIKDQSGWFGELNSSLRFIVSAMLYANGDGAAGFLDEVKRVRTMFRSAGLRRGGIYEMMAILILRIRNDLEPIEPNAINRFQAIYEEMKRHHWWLTGPDDFPACAILVGQPESPGEMGEHIEQIYQSLNSAGLTSGNELQTASNLLYLARLGPIETAERFRDLAIGFRQNGVSIWRSDYDELAILTFLDHHPDSIIERVLSHRVEMKNLRPKPDRSLTFNLAAGITFLELVKLDNEMKEISDAKALMDMQAVINAQQAAAAAAASSASVAASAGS; from the coding sequence ATGACTCTCGTATTGCCTGCCGACCCGCTGTCTCGCTTCGTCACCATCTACGAAACTCTCAACGCAGATAGCGGCTGGTTTAGCAACAATGCGTCGTCATTGCGGTTCGCCGCGATGACTGCTGCCGTTTCTCCGGGTGAACCCCGCGATTTGTCGAGGGAAATCCGACAAATCGCGGACGACATCAAAGATCAATCTGGATGGTTTGGCGAGCTCAATTCATCACTACGGTTCATTGTGAGCGCCATGTTGTACGCAAATGGTGACGGTGCAGCTGGATTCCTCGACGAAGTCAAGAGGGTACGCACGATGTTTCGGTCTGCGGGGTTGCGCAGAGGCGGGATCTATGAAATGATGGCGATACTCATCTTGCGGATTCGGAATGACTTAGAGCCTATTGAGCCAAACGCAATCAACCGTTTTCAGGCGATCTACGAGGAAATGAAACGCCACCACTGGTGGCTCACTGGTCCTGATGATTTTCCTGCCTGCGCGATTTTAGTCGGGCAACCGGAATCTCCCGGTGAGATGGGTGAACACATCGAGCAAATCTACCAGAGTTTGAATTCAGCCGGATTGACCTCAGGTAACGAATTACAGACGGCATCCAATTTGCTGTATCTGGCGCGGCTTGGTCCGATTGAAACAGCGGAGCGGTTTCGTGATTTGGCAATCGGGTTCCGCCAAAACGGAGTTTCAATATGGCGTAGCGATTACGATGAATTGGCCATTCTCACATTCCTAGATCATCACCCAGATTCGATCATCGAACGTGTTTTGAGCCATCGTGTCGAAATGAAGAATTTGCGTCCCAAGCCGGACCGATCACTAACATTCAATCTCGCCGCCGGCATCACGTTCTTAGAACTCGTCAAACTCGACAATGAGATGAAAGAGATCAGCGATGCCAAAGCATTGATGGATATGCAAGCTGTCATCAACGCTCAACAGGCCGCCGCCGCTGCCGCCGCAAGCAGTGCTTCAGTTGCGGCAAGTGCAGGTTCTTAG
- a CDS encoding RusA family crossover junction endodeoxyribonuclease, translating to MNQFLPYDPGKIPSRPAPIPGTLINFSIDGLPPFKDTSFSIRNPKHKIYTRFVKLRIAAIDAMQGHSWSHGPISIDLDMHAPSLEPRRSLTDYTGGVLDTLDGSHGTHFHYLPIVYNDDCQVCSSQTSFHISEKEHYEVRIGFLKNII from the coding sequence ATGAATCAATTTCTTCCGTATGATCCAGGGAAAATCCCTTCGCGACCAGCACCTATACCTGGAACTTTAATTAATTTTAGTATTGATGGTTTACCTCCATTCAAAGATACATCATTTTCTATCCGAAATCCAAAGCATAAAATTTATACGCGTTTTGTAAAACTTCGGATTGCCGCAATAGATGCCATGCAAGGGCATTCTTGGTCACATGGACCTATTAGTATCGATCTTGATATGCATGCCCCTAGTCTAGAGCCTAGACGATCATTAACTGATTATACTGGAGGAGTTCTTGATACACTAGATGGATCACATGGTACTCATTTCCATTATTTACCCATCGTGTATAATGATGACTGCCAAGTCTGTAGTAGTCAGACCTCATTTCATATTTCTGAGAAAGAACATTACGAAGTCAGAATTGGCTTTCTCAAAAACATCATTTGA
- a CDS encoding TlpA family protein disulfide reductase — translation MFRRIPCSANATAFVLLTIVAATSVAQERPDDPPPTTERIPNKPSPVESSVTPTDVLIDQIKNELRTSHRPLSVEEFARTHTNIATLIGDLRKVSPDDPHVAQFLPERWLSLKILAGLPSTNDRSTFDSMRELNAELDEVLKTTTDSRLRSDALFYQTIFKINRPIDGPAAVALAERFVSEWPKDNRSAEVLHIAVMKLHTAWYLRVAIIALFVVISAVVAMTACRPPSNTRKWLRLGILFGLLGIGLFILLHTTYPHFPGLRKFEAVALEAVLPLNRILEANILSFVGTYRFWLIIVAASTTALLLVAVRQRSEAAPFQRFSKMRQLILGFSLAGALCFSVDTYLISRQSTEVTRRIAQEYPNSLRGRLAQGETRKRERIGEPFELEFTDAISGQVVSMKNLRGKVVVVNFWATWCGPCVGEIPELKQLYAQYHDQGVEFIGVSHDPPENAGGLEKLKSFVDKEQIPWPQYYLGRDDRTLRTGSPQNDFSELWGIDGIPVIFLIDPSGNLYSTEARGQLDTLIPRLLKK, via the coding sequence ATGTTCAGAAGAATCCCCTGTAGTGCCAATGCCACCGCTTTCGTTTTACTTACCATTGTCGCGGCGACATCGGTCGCTCAAGAGCGCCCGGACGATCCACCACCCACCACCGAGAGAATCCCTAACAAACCAAGTCCGGTTGAATCCTCGGTGACACCAACGGATGTCTTAATCGATCAGATCAAGAACGAACTGAGAACGTCCCATCGCCCACTCTCAGTGGAAGAATTCGCCAGAACACATACCAATATCGCAACGCTGATCGGTGATCTCCGTAAAGTTTCCCCGGATGACCCTCACGTCGCGCAGTTTTTGCCAGAACGTTGGCTATCGTTGAAAATCCTCGCAGGCTTACCTTCGACCAATGATAGAAGCACCTTTGATTCGATGCGCGAACTGAACGCCGAACTCGACGAGGTTCTCAAGACAACAACGGATTCAAGACTGAGAAGCGATGCGCTATTTTATCAAACCATTTTCAAAATCAACAGACCGATTGACGGACCTGCCGCTGTCGCACTCGCTGAAAGGTTCGTCAGCGAGTGGCCCAAAGACAACCGATCTGCCGAGGTCCTCCACATCGCAGTCATGAAACTTCATACTGCGTGGTATCTGCGCGTAGCGATCATTGCGCTATTTGTCGTGATCAGTGCGGTGGTTGCAATGACTGCATGCAGGCCACCATCTAACACACGTAAGTGGCTAAGACTTGGCATTCTTTTCGGATTACTGGGGATTGGGTTGTTCATTCTACTACACACCACGTACCCGCACTTCCCAGGTCTAAGAAAATTCGAAGCCGTTGCCTTAGAGGCAGTTCTGCCATTGAATCGAATCCTCGAGGCAAACATCCTAAGCTTTGTTGGCACTTACCGTTTTTGGCTCATCATTGTGGCGGCCAGCACAACGGCTCTATTACTTGTGGCCGTCCGGCAACGTTCGGAAGCAGCGCCCTTCCAACGTTTCTCCAAAATGCGACAACTGATTCTCGGTTTCTCTTTAGCCGGGGCCTTGTGCTTTAGTGTAGATACTTACCTCATCAGTCGTCAAAGCACTGAGGTAACGCGGCGCATCGCTCAAGAATACCCCAATTCTTTACGTGGTCGATTAGCGCAAGGAGAAACCAGAAAGCGCGAGCGAATCGGCGAGCCGTTTGAGCTTGAGTTCACTGACGCGATCTCTGGTCAAGTAGTCTCGATGAAGAATTTGCGAGGGAAGGTTGTCGTGGTGAATTTCTGGGCGACCTGGTGTGGTCCGTGCGTTGGTGAAATCCCTGAATTGAAGCAACTGTATGCCCAATACCATGATCAGGGGGTCGAATTCATCGGAGTCAGTCATGATCCACCTGAAAACGCAGGAGGATTGGAAAAACTGAAGTCATTCGTAGACAAGGAGCAAATTCCTTGGCCACAGTATTATCTAGGACGCGACGACCGCACATTGCGGACAGGTTCGCCGCAGAACGATTTTTCAGAATTATGGGGAATCGATGGAATCCCAGTCATCTTCCTGATTGACCCAAGCGGCAATCTCTATTCGACCGAGGCACGGGGCCAACTTGATACCCTGATTCCACGACTTTTAAAAAAATAG